From the genome of Gryllotalpicola protaetiae:
CGCCCAGCCTGCGGCGTCAGCGCCGCGATCCGGTCGAGGGCCTGGTCCAGCGCGATCTCGAGCGACTCCGAGCTCTGGGTGACGACCGCGAGCAGCATTCCGCCCTGAGTGGCGGCCAGGAGTCCGATCGCGAGCTCGTGGGGGGAGGCCGCCTCGACAAGCTCCCCGCGGCGGTGCATCGCCTCGAGGCCCGATTCGACGCGCGCGAGCCAGCCGCCGAATCCGTCGACGAGCTGCTCGCGGAACTCGGGGTGTCCGGTTCCGAGCTGACCGGCCAGCGAGCCGTAGGCACACCCGCCCATCGCGTCGCCGCCGCGCTGCTGTTCGACGCGCTCCCGCGCCCACGCGCGCAGCTCGACCATCGAGTCCAGCCTGCCGGCCGGGCCCAGGCGCTGCGATTGGAAGTCGACCACCGCGGCGATCAGCCCGCGCTTGTCGCCGAAGTAGTGGTACACCTGCGACGCGTTGACGCGCGCGGCCGAGCACACCTGCTCCACGCTCGTCTCAGCCACGCCGTTCTCGAACATGACGCGCGCGGCCGTCTCGATGATGCGCGCACGTGTCGCCGTGCCCTTCGCGGTCTTCTGTCCTGGTTTCATCGGCCCTTTCCTTTCTTTGGACTAGCCGTCCCAAAAAAATCCGAATTTGTACTTGCCATTCTAAAAATGTCGGGCTACTGTACAACTCGTTCCAAAAAACTTTAGACCGGATGGTTCAAACAATCCACCCGGATTAGGAATCCTCAAAGGGAAGAACAAAATGACCTCCACCGCAGAGCTCGGACTGACCAGTTCGCTGCCCGTCACCAAGGAGCGCGGCCTGCCCTGGGCCAAGCTCATCGCGTTGTTCACCGCAGGGCTCATCGGCTTCCTGACCGAGACCCTGCCGGCGGGCATCCTGCCGCAGTTCAGCCAGAGCATGGGCGTCTCGCCGTCGCTCGCCGGGCAGATCCTGACCGTCTACGCGCTCGGCTCGGCCGTCGCGGCCATCCCGGTCAACCAGCTGCTGGCGAAGTGGCGACGCCGCGACGTCGTGATCGCCGCGTTGATCACGTTCGCCGTCGCGAACGTCGTCACCGCCCTCTCGACCAACTTCGACCTCACCCTCGTGGCGCGGTTCGTTGCGGGCGTCGGTGCGGCCGTCGTCTACGCGAACGTCGGCGGATTCGCCGCTCGCATCTCGCCTGCCGGTGCTCAGGCCCGTGCCGTCACGATCGCCCTCGGCGGCGCACCCGTGGCGCTGACCATCGGTGTCCCGATCGGCACCTTCGTCGCCGAGCACCTCGGCTGGCGCTGGACGTTCTGGGGCGTCGTCGCGATGTCCGTCGGCCTGATCATCTGGATGCTCGCCACGCTGCCCAACCTCGAGCCGCTCGCCGCAACCGGCGAGAAGCCCTCGGTGAGCCGCACACTGCGCCACCCGGGTGTCATCACGGTCCTGCTGGTGCTGGCCGGCTGGGTGATCGTGCACAACGAGCTGTACACCTACGTCGCCAACTACCTCATCGGCCTGCACTTCGGACAGGCGCTGTCGGGGGTCCTGCTGACCTTCGGCCTCGGCTCGCTCGCCTCGGTGCTCGTCGCCGGAGCGCTCATCGACAAGCACCACCGCAAGCTCGTGGTCGCTGCGATGACACTGTTCCTGCTGACCGCGATCGGCCTGGTCGTCGGGTCCGACTCGGTAGCGGTGATCTACATCGCCGCCGCCCTGTGGGGCCTCGCCTTCGGCGGCTCGACGTCGCTCTTCATCACGGCCGCCACCCGCGCCGCGGGCCGCGACGCTGACACGGCGATGGCCCTCGTCGTGACGATCTTCAACCTCGGCATCGCCGCGGGCGGCGTCGTCGGCGGGGTCGCCCTCGCCGGCGCCGGCTCAGAGGGCCTCGCCGTCATCGGCGTCCTGCTCATGATCCCGACGGTCGTCGCCACCGTGTTCGCCCGCAAGCACGCCTTCATCCCCTACCGCAAGACGGTCACCGCGTAGCCGTTTCGCGCAACCCTCTCCGGCTCGCCCCGATCGGGCGGGCCGGGGCGCGCTCAGTGCCGGGGACCGCCCGGACAACACTCCCAAAAGGAAGAGAAATGACCACCACCAACCCCTATTACACGGAAGCCGTCCACGGGCAGTTCCAGCTCGCGCAGCTCGGCGAACTCGAGCTCGAGAGCGGCCGGACGTTGCACGGCGTCGAGCTCGCGTACCAGACCCTCGGTGAGCTCAGCCCCGCGAAGGACAACGCGGTGCTGATCCCGTCATGGTTCTCCGGAACGCACGGCATCATGCGCGACGTATACGTCGGGGCAGGACGCGCCATCGACCCAGCCAAGCACTTCGTCATCCTGGTCAACCAGCTCGGCAGCGGCCTTGGATCTTCGCCGCACAACACCGCCGGCGAGTTCCCGCACGTGACGATCGGCGACGACGTCACCGCGCAGGAGCGGCTGCTCCGCGAGGTGCTCGGGATCGAGAAGCTGGCGCTGGTGTTCGGTGGCTCGATGGGGGCGATGCAGGCCTACGAGTGGGCGGTGCGCTTCCCCGAGCGGGTCGAGCGGCTGGCGGTCCTCGCAGGCACGGCCCGAGCGCTGCCCCGCCAGGTCAACTGGACGCGCGTGATGGATGACTCGCTGGCATCCGACCCCGAGATCGAGTCCGGCAGTCTGGCAAGGCTCTACGCGCTTCAGCTGGTCGGCCGCGAGGTGTGGACGGACGAGCACTGGCGCGACCTCGGGTTCGGCTCGGGCGACGAGTTCGTCAGCGGGCTGCTCGACGCATCCCTCTCCCCGATGGACGGCCGCAACCTCGCCGCACAGGCATGGAAGTGGCGACATGCCGACGCATCCAGGAACGCCGCAGGCGACCTGGCCAGCGCGCTCGGCCGCATCACGTCCAAGACCGTCGCGATGGCGATCTCCAGCGACATGATGTTCCCGCCGACGGAGGTCGCGCTGCACGCCGCCCTCGTTCCCGACAGCAGGACGGTGGTCATCGACGACGTCTTCGGCCACGCCGGACTGTTCGGCCTCGCGCCGAGCTACGCAGGCCAGATCGACGCCGCGCTCGAGAGCGTGCTGAGCGCCGGCGCCTGATCACGGTCCGCACGGTCGAACGGCCGGCGCCTCCGAGCCCTACGCCTTGGAGGCGCCGGCCGGCGGATTCCCGGCAAGGAGCGCTCTGAAGAGCTCGGCGAGGCGCATCAGATCCGACTCGAGGTCCACTCCCTCTTCGATCAGAGAGCGCAGCTGCAGCCCGTCGGCGGCGGCGATGAGGATGCGGCTCACGAACTCGATCGTGTCGCGATCGCCCAGCGCGGCGTCCACGCTCGGCTCGGCATCCGGTCGGACCGTGAGCATCTGCGCAACGTCGGCCGAGAGGGCGCGGAAGTGCTCGGAGAAGAACTGGTGCGGCGTCCGCGCGGGATCCGAGGCGGTCGCCGCCATCGCGACATACAGTCGCGACAAGCCGGGCGTCTGCACCTGGAGCCGGACCGCCGCGCGCAGCTTCTCGATCGGATCGCTCGAGGCGAAGGTCTCGCGATAGGCGCGGTCGCGCTCGACCAGGATCGCGGAGAAGAGTGCCTCCCTCGTGCCGAAGTAGTGGATCAGGCCCTGCTCGCTGAGGCCCACCCGCTCGGCGATCGCCTTCATCGACGGGCCCTCACCCGCGTGCTCGTCATAGGCGGCCAGCGCCACCCGCAGGATCTCTTCGCGCTTGAGCAGGCCCTTCGCGTACGGACCGCGCGCCTCAGACGCCGTCATGGTCACAACCTACTGCCCGAACCCCAAAACCTAGTGTTACTCTGCTTTCGTGATGGAGCTGTCGACGACGACCTTCCCGCCCGGATTCCTCTGGGGCACGTCAATCGGCGCGCATCAGACCGAGGGCAACAACACGGCGAGCGACTGGTGGCTGCTCGAGAACTCGCGCGGTTCTGGCGTGCATGAGCCGTCGGGGGATGCCGTGGACGGCTATCACCGCTGGGCGGAAGACCTCCAGCTCGCCGCCAGGGCGGGGCTGCGCGACTACCGCTTCGGCATCGAGTGGTCGCGCATCGAGCCGGTCGACGGACGCATCTCGACGGCCAACGTGCAGCACTATGCGCGCATCATCGAGCGCGCCCGTGAGCTCGGTCTGCGGCCGCTACCCACGCTCCACCACTTCACGCTCCCGCTCTGGTTCTCGCAAGGCGGCGGCTGGCGGCGGTCGGATGCCGTCGAGCGCTTCCTGCGCTATGTCGATGCGGTCGCACCGGTCCTCGAGTCCGGGGTCGAACGCGTGGAGACCATCAACGAGCCGAACATCGTCGCGGCCCTCGCGACGGGCGCGTCCGGCCTCGCGCAGGGGCTCCCGGTACCCGACCGGGCGGTGACAGACGCCATGATCCGCCTGCACGACGCGACCCGCGATCGGCTCCGCGTCAACCACCCCCGGATTCTCACCGGCTGGGGGGTCTCCGTACAGGACTACCAGGCGGAGCCGGGCGCTGAGCACGTCCTGCACGCCTACACGTATCCGCGCGACGAGATCTTCCTCGAAGCGTCTCGGGGTGACGACTGGGTGGGCATTCAGAGCTACACCCGGGGGTGGATCAGGGACGTCGGCGGGCGGCCCCAGGCGTTAATCGACGACGACGCGCCCCGTACGCAGTCCGGCTGGGAGAACTACCCTGAGGCGGTCGGCGGTGCGGTGCGACGCGCCGCGCGGGTGATCGGCGGCGTGCCGATCATCGTGACCGAGAACGGGATCGCCACGGACGACGACAGCGCGCGCATCGAATACACCCGGCGGGCGCTGCTCAGCCTGCGGCAGGCGATGGATGACGGGGTGGATGTGCGCGGATACCTGCACTGGAGCCTTCTCGACAACTACGAGTGGGGCGACTGGGGCCCGACCTTCGGGCTCGTGTCGGTCGACCGCGGGACCTTCGACCGCACGCCGAAGCCGTCCTTGGCGTGGCTCGGCAGCCTGGCCCCCGAGCGAACGTCGGGTCGGGCCGCGTGATGAGCGCCGACGGCTCCCCGTACGTGGCCATGGGCAGCTCTTTCGCGGCCGGGCCAGGGATCATGCCGCGCACGCCGCGCAGTCCGCGTGCGGCGGGTCGTTCGGAGCGCAACTATGCGCACCTGCTGGCCGCGCGCCTCGGCCTGCGGCTGGACGACCGGACCTTCTCAGGCGCGACCGTTGCGCAGATCGCCGGCGTGGCCGTCGGGCAGCGGCGGCCGCCCCAGGTCGAGGCCGTCGGCGGGGCGACCCGCCTCGTCACGATCACCGCGGGGGGAAACGACCTCGGCTTCCTGCCTCGCCTGACGTTCGCCAGCCTGCCTGCTCCGCTCCGTCTGC
Proteins encoded in this window:
- a CDS encoding TetR/AcrR family transcriptional regulator yields the protein MKPGQKTAKGTATRARIIETAARVMFENGVAETSVEQVCSAARVNASQVYHYFGDKRGLIAAVVDFQSQRLGPAGRLDSMVELRAWARERVEQQRGGDAMGGCAYGSLAGQLGTGHPEFREQLVDGFGGWLARVESGLEAMHRRGELVEAASPHELAIGLLAATQGGMLLAVVTQSSESLEIALDQALDRIAALTPQAGRIAAA
- a CDS encoding MFS transporter codes for the protein MTSTAELGLTSSLPVTKERGLPWAKLIALFTAGLIGFLTETLPAGILPQFSQSMGVSPSLAGQILTVYALGSAVAAIPVNQLLAKWRRRDVVIAALITFAVANVVTALSTNFDLTLVARFVAGVGAAVVYANVGGFAARISPAGAQARAVTIALGGAPVALTIGVPIGTFVAEHLGWRWTFWGVVAMSVGLIIWMLATLPNLEPLAATGEKPSVSRTLRHPGVITVLLVLAGWVIVHNELYTYVANYLIGLHFGQALSGVLLTFGLGSLASVLVAGALIDKHHRKLVVAAMTLFLLTAIGLVVGSDSVAVIYIAAALWGLAFGGSTSLFITAATRAAGRDADTAMALVVTIFNLGIAAGGVVGGVALAGAGSEGLAVIGVLLMIPTVVATVFARKHAFIPYRKTVTA
- a CDS encoding alpha/beta fold hydrolase encodes the protein MTTTNPYYTEAVHGQFQLAQLGELELESGRTLHGVELAYQTLGELSPAKDNAVLIPSWFSGTHGIMRDVYVGAGRAIDPAKHFVILVNQLGSGLGSSPHNTAGEFPHVTIGDDVTAQERLLREVLGIEKLALVFGGSMGAMQAYEWAVRFPERVERLAVLAGTARALPRQVNWTRVMDDSLASDPEIESGSLARLYALQLVGREVWTDEHWRDLGFGSGDEFVSGLLDASLSPMDGRNLAAQAWKWRHADASRNAAGDLASALGRITSKTVAMAISSDMMFPPTEVALHAALVPDSRTVVIDDVFGHAGLFGLAPSYAGQIDAALESVLSAGA
- a CDS encoding TetR/AcrR family transcriptional regulator; the protein is MTASEARGPYAKGLLKREEILRVALAAYDEHAGEGPSMKAIAERVGLSEQGLIHYFGTREALFSAILVERDRAYRETFASSDPIEKLRAAVRLQVQTPGLSRLYVAMAATASDPARTPHQFFSEHFRALSADVAQMLTVRPDAEPSVDAALGDRDTIEFVSRILIAAADGLQLRSLIEEGVDLESDLMRLAELFRALLAGNPPAGASKA
- a CDS encoding family 1 glycosylhydrolase, whose translation is MELSTTTFPPGFLWGTSIGAHQTEGNNTASDWWLLENSRGSGVHEPSGDAVDGYHRWAEDLQLAARAGLRDYRFGIEWSRIEPVDGRISTANVQHYARIIERARELGLRPLPTLHHFTLPLWFSQGGGWRRSDAVERFLRYVDAVAPVLESGVERVETINEPNIVAALATGASGLAQGLPVPDRAVTDAMIRLHDATRDRLRVNHPRILTGWGVSVQDYQAEPGAEHVLHAYTYPRDEIFLEASRGDDWVGIQSYTRGWIRDVGGRPQALIDDDAPRTQSGWENYPEAVGGAVRRAARVIGGVPIIVTENGIATDDDSARIEYTRRALLSLRQAMDDGVDVRGYLHWSLLDNYEWGDWGPTFGLVSVDRGTFDRTPKPSLAWLGSLAPERTSGRAA